In Bacteroidales bacterium, the sequence AATGATGTTGAGGATTTTGTCGGAAAAACCGGTGTGGATTCTTTGGCGATAAGTATTGGTACTTCTCACGGTGCCAACAAATTCAGACCTGAGCAATGTACTCGTAATGCTGAAGGTATTTTAGTTCCGCCACCTTTGAGATTTGATATTTTGGAGGAAATAGAAAGACGTATCCCTGGCTTCCCGATAGTTTTACATGGCGCTTCATCAGTGCCGCAAGAAAAAGTTGCTTTAATCAACAAATACGGAGGTAATCTTAAAGATGCAATCGGTATTCCTGAAGATCAATTGCGTAAGGCTGCAAAATCTGCGGTTTGTAAAGTAAATATTGATTCCGACGGTAGATTGGCTATGACTGCTGCTGTGCGCGAAGTTTTTGCGCTAAAACCTGCGGAATTTGATCCCAGAAAATATCTAGGCCCCGCAAGAGATGCGTTAAAAGAACTTTATAAACATAAAGTTACAAATGTACTTGGTAGTAATAACAAAGTATAAATTATTTTATAAGGCTGTTTGTTTTTAAGAAACAGCCTTATTTTTTTAATATTTAATTAACATGAGAAACTATTTTTATCTTTTTTTATTAGCATTTATATTTGTAAGTTGTGATCAAAAAAATGATTATGACTTTGATCCGATGACAAATTTTCCTAATTATGATACTGTTGTACTTGATATGGATTTGTCTGACGCAGTTATTAACGGGATAGTTATTCCGTCAATTAATCAAGCTGAGTCGGGATTTTTTGAATATCATTTCAAATTTCCGCACAATAAGAACAAAAACTATTTTTATAAAATTTATTATCAAAACGAAAGCTATAAATTCGGTGCGGATGATTCGTTAAATTACGAAAATTTTTATGGTAGTTGGGAAGATACTTCCGTTGGTTTTTTACCGATAGATGATGATGTTGTTGACGGAAAAATAAGAATAATCGGTAATCCTCGTAATGAAAAAAAGTATTATGGTGCCGATATTTCAGTGAATAATTTTTCCGAAGAAAGTTTAAACGGCTATATTAATGCTATGAAAAATAATAAAGACTGGTATAACTCAATTGTTGAAAAGGCAAAGAAAAACAATAAAACAATTGAAGTACAACTTTATAATGATGCTCAATGGTTAATTAATGACGCACGTAGTAGGGGAGATTTTAATAATAGATGGAAGAGAAATCCAAGAACAGGAGTTTATTCTTTTTATCTTGTTATTTGCGATGAAGAAAATTTAAATAAAATACCTGATCATATAAAAAATATTGACTTGCAAAATAATGCAGGATATTTTGAAAATCCTATATATTGGTTTCAAAAGAATAGTAATAATTCGAATATTAATATAATAAGTAGTCAAAAGGTGTTGAAAACAAGAGCTGTTATTACACCTAAACAAGGTGTATTTATTGATAAGGTCAATGTAGCAAGTTTAGATTATAAAGTCGATACAAGTGATTGTCGTTGCGGTGATAGTGATGACTTGTATAACAAAGCTCTATTTCAGCAATTCTTTAGTGCTGTCAGTAAACAATACTCATTAAGAAATATTCCTTTAATTCAAGATGTAATAGGTGAAGAAAATTTATATACTAAGGAAGATTATTTA encodes:
- a CDS encoding class II fructose-1,6-bisphosphate aldolase, whose protein sequence is MINYRDLGLVNSREIFKKAMTGKYAVPAFNFNNMEQMQAIISACVETKSPVILQVSSGARKYANQTILRYMAQGAVEYAKELGCEIPIVLHLDHGDTFELCKSCIDYGFSSVMIDGSHLPYDENVELTKRVVEYAHKYDVTVEGELGVLAGIEDDVVAEHSAYTDPNDVEDFVGKTGVDSLAISIGTSHGANKFRPEQCTRNAEGILVPPPLRFDILEEIERRIPGFPIVLHGASSVPQEKVALINKYGGNLKDAIGIPEDQLRKAAKSAVCKVNIDSDGRLAMTAAVREVFALKPAEFDPRKYLGPARDALKELYKHKVTNVLGSNNKV